The proteins below are encoded in one region of Phycisphaerales bacterium AB-hyl4:
- a CDS encoding pyruvate dehydrogenase complex dihydrolipoamide acetyltransferase, which translates to MAITVTMPRLSDTMEEGTLVKWHVGVGDDVSAGDHVADVETDKATMELQAFDDGKVARLAVDEGGTVPVGDLILVLAESGESVDDAAKADAGSGGASGGDEKMKADESRDKKEGEQTQESAASGQAAVAEDADVRRTQKQAGASGGRVRVSPLARKIAEEKDLDLTQIKGSGPDGRIIKRDVLKAADGKDDAAAPSAGGESKKTAAPAPAPAVGGADLEARSVSLSGMRKTIAKRLVESKTTIPHFTVTVSVNMDPLMELRKTLNAQLESQGVKLSVNDFITRAAALACVQHPMVNASWNGDTIEIAGTVNVGIAVALPEERGGGLVVPVLRDVQNQGLRSISEQTRKLAKKARETGLSADEMGGGTFTISNLGMYGVDHFEAIINPPQSAILAVGGAIKKPVVRDDQIVIGHEMTATLSADHRVIDGAIAAEYLNTLKQMIENPAGLLV; encoded by the coding sequence ATGGCGATTACCGTCACGATGCCCCGGCTTTCGGACACGATGGAAGAGGGCACGCTGGTCAAATGGCATGTGGGTGTGGGCGACGACGTGTCGGCCGGCGACCACGTGGCCGACGTGGAAACCGACAAAGCCACGATGGAACTGCAAGCCTTCGACGACGGCAAGGTCGCTCGGCTTGCGGTGGATGAGGGCGGTACGGTTCCCGTGGGCGACCTGATCCTCGTGCTCGCCGAGTCGGGCGAGTCGGTGGACGACGCAGCGAAGGCGGACGCCGGCTCCGGGGGTGCTTCGGGGGGTGACGAGAAGATGAAGGCCGACGAGAGCCGCGACAAGAAGGAAGGCGAGCAGACGCAGGAGTCCGCGGCGTCGGGGCAGGCGGCGGTCGCTGAGGACGCGGACGTGCGGCGGACGCAGAAGCAGGCCGGGGCCAGCGGCGGCCGGGTTCGCGTCAGCCCGCTGGCTCGAAAGATCGCCGAGGAGAAGGATCTCGACCTGACGCAGATCAAGGGTTCCGGGCCCGACGGCCGCATCATCAAACGCGACGTGCTCAAGGCGGCCGACGGCAAGGACGACGCGGCAGCGCCTTCAGCCGGCGGCGAATCGAAAAAGACCGCAGCGCCCGCGCCGGCGCCCGCGGTCGGGGGTGCGGACCTCGAAGCCCGCAGCGTCTCACTTTCCGGGATGCGGAAGACCATCGCCAAACGGCTGGTCGAGTCGAAGACGACGATCCCGCATTTCACGGTCACCGTGTCGGTGAACATGGACCCGTTGATGGAACTGCGCAAGACGCTGAACGCGCAGCTGGAAAGCCAGGGCGTGAAGCTGTCGGTTAACGACTTCATCACCCGCGCCGCGGCGCTGGCGTGCGTGCAGCATCCGATGGTGAATGCGTCGTGGAATGGTGACACGATCGAGATCGCCGGCACGGTCAACGTCGGCATCGCGGTGGCGCTGCCCGAAGAGCGCGGCGGCGGACTGGTCGTGCCCGTGCTTCGCGATGTGCAGAACCAGGGCTTGCGATCGATCAGCGAGCAGACGCGGAAGCTGGCGAAGAAGGCCCGCGAGACCGGCCTGAGTGCCGACGAGATGGGTGGCGGTACGTTCACGATTTCCAACCTCGGCATGTATGGCGTGGATCACTTCGAAGCGATCATCAACCCGCCGCAGTCGGCCATCCTCGCGGTGGGCGGCGCGATCAAGAAGCCGGTGGTGCGTGATGACCAGATCGTCATCGGCCACGAGATGACCGCGACGCTCAGTGCTGACCATCGCGTGATCGACGGCGCGATTGCGGCCGAGTACCTCAACACGCTCAAGCAGATGATCGAAAACCCGGCGGGCCTGCTGGTGTGA